The Phoenix dactylifera cultivar Barhee BC4 chromosome 9, palm_55x_up_171113_PBpolish2nd_filt_p, whole genome shotgun sequence genome window below encodes:
- the LOC103701782 gene encoding homeobox-leucine zipper protein HOX13-like: MKRPSSSDSFGGLQEKEPVQEKEKYEERFQSMMDGVEWEDEELCSNGRSALGEKKRRLSVDQVKTLEKTFEVENKLDPDRKARLAQDLGLQPRQVAIWFQNRRARWKSKQMEGDYAALRARYETLKIDCDALLHDKEKLAAEIKQLKAKLANSATITRLENKDAEERPALIFRDGASDSDSSVVFNDENSPYSRVVLDQDYFTGFRSYSSSSSLFESRALGQKDYLEEGFVSGEELCSALFSEEQEPSLSWYCSKGWE; the protein is encoded by the exons ATGAAGAGGCCCAGTAGCTCAGACTCCTTTGGAGGACTGCAAGAGAAGGAACCTG TGCAAGAGAAAGAGAAGTACGAAGAGAGATTCCAGTCCATGATGGATGGAGTGGAGTGGGAAGACGAAGAGCTGTGCTCCAACGGTCGCTCAGCTCTGGGAGAGAAGAAGCGCCGGCTGAGCGTGGACCAGGTGAAGACCCTGGAGAAAACCTTCGAGGTGGAGAACAAGCTGGACCCGGACCGGAAGGCCCGGCTGGCCCAAGATTTAGGCCTCCAGCCCCGGCAGGTGGCGATCTGGTTCCAGAACCGCCGCGCCCGGTGGAAGTCCAAGCAGATGGAGGGCGACTACGCCGCCCTCCGGGCCCGCTACGAGACTCTCAAGATCGACTGCGACGCCCTCCTCCATGACAAAGAGAAGCTCGCCGCCGAG aTAAAGCAGCTTAAAGCCAAGTTAGCAAACTCTGCAACTATAACGAGATTGGAGAACAAAGACGCCGAGGAGAGGCCGGCTTTGATATTTAGGGACGGGGCTTCGGACAGCGATTCGAGTGTGGTGTTTAATGATGAGAACAGCCCTTATTCTAGGGTGGTGCTCGACCAAGACTACTTTACGGGATTCAGATCCTACTCCTCCTCTTCGTCTTTGTTTGAGAGCAGAGCTTTAGGTCAGAAGGACTACTTGGAGGAGGGGTTTGTGAGCGGGGAGGAGCTTTGCAGTGCTTTGTTCTCCGAGGAGCAGGAGCCGAGCCTCTCTTGGTACTGCTCCAAGGGGTGGGAGTGA